NNNNNNNNNNNNNNNNNNNNNNNNNNNNNNNNNNNNNNNNNNNNNNNNNNNNNNNNNNNNNNNNNNNNNNNNNNNNNNNNNNGCGCAATTCCAAAGAAATTTCGACGGTCCGGTTTTGTGAAGCGTCCATTACCTTCTGCAATATTAGCCGCGATCGACAGGGCGGCCCGATTGAGTTGGTCGCTAAGAAAACCATAACCACGTGGAAACGCTTCGGTGTGCTGGCAAATGGAATCTGCGAAGTCGACGGCCTTCTGATAGACGAGAAGTTTCTCGAATGCGAATGCCATATGACAGTTCCGCGAAGGAAAGAGAAAAAAGCGAGAAAGTAGTGAGTAGAAAGTAGAACGCGGCGGGTCGCGAGTGGCCAAGGCCAAACGGCATTTTTCCGTCAACTCTCTACTTACCACCCTCTACTTTCTCGCCGCTTCATTTTTGAAGCCGTTCAGGCCTCAAAAATGGAGGCGGGGGGAATTGAACCCCCGTCCTGAGATCCCTTAGAAAGAGTATCTACGTGCGTAGTCCGCTGATTAAGTCATTACCGAAGGCTCAACGAACGAGGCCTTCTGGTAACCAGTGTCCCACGAGTCTCGCCCCTAGCGTAGGTCACATTGACCAGGGGCCAGCCTGTATTTACAGGTGACTTTTGGACTCCACAGGCAGGGATTCCTCAGTCACGGCCACACTAGGCAGCCAAGGTCAACGGCTTGTTAGCAGTTGTTTTTTGATCAGCTTTTTACGTGGCCAACTGATCAACCACGGCACGCTACCCAGACCTCGCATGATCCAGTCGAATCCGGTCGCCCCCTTCATCGAATTTCGTTTGCCCCGAACTTGTTCTACAAGACTCAGACTTTGCCAGTGCCGTTAAACGGACAGGAAAAATCCTCGACTTCGAACGAATTCGCGGCATCTCAAGCTCGATGGACTGAGGAATCGTACTCGGTCGAGGTCAAAGGTCAAGCTGCGGCTGGATTTGTCGCGGGCGATCCACGGAACTGCCGTGCAAATCCGGCGAATTTGCGGGATGGGGTGTGGCGCCCGCACGGTCGGCTGGAACCTTTTCGCTCAGAATGCGGCGTCCCTGGCCAATTCGTCTGCCGCGCGGACGATCTGCTGGCAGGCGGGTGAATCGCATTCGGCGGTTCGAAAGCTGAATTGGCGAGTGATTTTCAGGTGGTCGTACAGCACCACCGTGACGGCCGCTTCCTCGGAGATGCTCTTCAGGGCCGACCCCGCCAATGTTTCGGCTGCGAGCGTTAATGGGATCTCGAGTTTTTCGTCGAATGCCAGCGTCTGCAGTCGGGCAAAATCCTTTTGATTGGCATCGCCCAGCAGCACAACGAAACAACGCAGGCCGTCGGCACGGTGCCGATCGACTGTGGCGTTGAGTTGTTTCAGCAATCGGGCGACGTCTGGGCCCAGCTCACGCAGAAGGACCATCACGACCGGGCGATTCCCGTTGCGACAGACGTAGCAGACGGATTTTCCCGAATGAGGCCCCGTGACCGCTCGCACGTAGAACGTCGTCACTTCCGTTCCGACTTCCGGGCCAGACAGTCGCGGCAATCGCGTGTCTTCGGCTCCAATTCGACCGACCTGAGCCAACGCCGCAATTGCTAAGGCCATCACCATTGCCCGACGTGAAATGGCTCCCGATGAGGTGAAGCCTGACGATCGCCTTCGAGCGGCACTTGATAACGTGGGTAATGGATTCACAGAACACCTGCCTGTGCAGAGATGTGGAAAATTCGCTCGAATTCCGTCAGACAGCATAGGCACCTGACGGTTCAACACGAATCTGTCGATCCAGCCTGCTCGATGATTTTCGACCGATTTTCGCTGTTTGTCACAGTAGAAATGTGTTTGACGGGCCACCGTGAGTTTTGCAATTCGCGTTCCGTTTGTTCCAGCATTTCAGGTGATTGAATTGAAGGGGGACAGGACCGTGGTGTTCGCGACGACATTGTGTTCTTGAGTCTGGGCCGAGCCCGTCCCGTTCATTCCACCAGACACCTAGCCAGCTTTCACAATCCAGGTGACTTGGCGGAAAGCTGCTTCGATCCGGTATACCCGCGTTCCGACGCGATTCGCAAGAGGATGTCGACAGCCAGCGATCCTGAATTTCAATTTCTGCGGGCAGCTTGGCGTCCGACGCCTCTTTCGGGCTATACTGCCGTGTCGCAACTTGGGAAGACGGATACGGATAAGCGGCAGCGGCATCGAATCCACTCTCCTCAATCGTAGCGCGGTCGGCATCTGCTACACCGCCTGCACCAATTCGACGACGTAAACAGTTCCTATAAAGTCGCCTCGTTCTGAAGGCACCATGGATACACCGCTTGAAGATTTGTCGTATGTGATCCGCTTCGGCGTGACTCGAATCCTCGGTGAATTCACCGCACGAGGGTTTGGGACGCTGGCTCGCGGCACTGAAGTGATTGTGCGCAGTGATCGAGGCCATGAATGGGGCACGATTCTGTGCACCGCCACCGATCAGACCCGTACGTACCTGGGAGCGAATGACGTGCAGGGGCGCGTCGTCCGTTTTCCAACGCCAGAGGATGAGGTCGAACGCGACAAATCGGTTTCGGCCGAGAAGGCGGCCTTCGCGGGCTGCCTGGATCTCATTCGTGAACGCAATTTGCAAATGCAACTGGTCGACGTCGAGCAAGTCATCGGCGGCGAACGGATGATCTTCTATTACGTGTCCGAACAACGCGTCGACTTCCGCGATCTGGTGAAATGCCTCGCGAAGATGTTCCACGTCCGGATCGAGATGCGGCAGATCGGGATTCGTGACGAAGCCAAGTTGCTGGCGGACTATGGCGACTGCGGCCAGCCGGTTTGCTGCAATACCTTCCTGCGGGAAATGCCGCCCGTCTCGATGAAGATGGCGAAGTTGCAGAAGGCCACGCTCGATCCCTCGAAAATTTCCGGACGCTGTGGTCGGCTCAAGTGCTGCTTGCGTTACGAATACGACACGTATGAAGAGCACCGCAAGGAATTGCCTCCGGTCGGAGCCACGGTCGTCACGAAGCAAGGGACCGGACGCGTGGTGGGGTTGGAACTGCTGGCGCAAAAACTGGTGATCTCGTACGAGGGCCAACGCCAGATCATGACTGACGCCAAAGATGTTTTGACGGTTGTCAGCACGAAGTCACCGAAGCCAGCGCCGCCACCGCGGCGCGATCCCCCAGCCAACGAGGGTGGTGGACGCGAACAACCGGGCAAGGATCAACCAGGCAAAGATCAACCCGGGAAAGACAGGCCACGTCGCGACCAAAAGCCTCGAGAAGAATCGCGTGAGCCTCGCCAAGGGCCTCGCGGGCGACGCGACAATGGTCCGGGCGAACAGCAGCCTCGGCCGAATTCGGAAGGTCCAGCGGCGGGGGACGATCCCACGCCGCAGGACAACTAATCGCCCTTTGAATCGAGGGAACAGGCAGCGCGTCGGCCGCTCGTGGGAAACGCGTTTCCGCAAGGTCTCGAATGAATCGAGTCAGCCGCTCGACTGACGAGGAAATCGGAATCACTGAAGGCATCAGATCGAGGGCGAATGGCGTGGCAGGAGACGACCAAACATCAAAACGACAAATGCCAATGGCGACGTTGGTTGTCGTCTTGCTGCTCATCGGCTACTGGGGCGTGTTGTTTTATGCGACTCACACCCCGCTGCCCGTCGGCCTGCTTCCTGGCCAAACCGATAAAGCCATCCACTTCACGGCGTATGGCCTGCTGGCGGTTCTGATGATGACGCTGCGTGCGACGCGTGGCGCCTTCGGCTGGTACAGCGTGGTGATGCGATGGTTTGTTCTCGCCGCGTACGGAGCCTTTGATGAACTGACGCAGCTTCTGGTCAATCGATCCTGTGACTTTGTCGACTGGCTATCCGATGTTGCGGGCGTGACGTGTGGATTGCTGGCAGTGGCGTTCATCTGCTGGCAATACCGCAAATCCCAGGTCACGTCCGAAACTCATCCAGCGTAAACGGCCTTCCTCGCCACGAAAATCACCGTGTTCCGAACCGTCAGTCGAAACCAGGGAGTCGGCAGCGTGGCGTTCACGATCTCAGATCGTTTTGAATCGGAACGGAGCCTGCCCGCGTCATAGCAGCAGACGGCTGAGACGTTGTCACGCGACGGATCGCGGTTTTCCTGCCGTCGTCAGCACGCCAATTTCGGGCTGAATGCCATGGTAAGTGGCTGGCGAAAACGCCGCTAACGGATATTCTTGGAACACGAGCACTTTCGACGACGAATGAACATCAACTGAATCGAGGAAGAATGCGAATGTCTGACGAGCCACTGATTGCCGTCTTTGTGGACTTTGAAAATCTGGCAATTGGTGTTCGTCACATGAAATCGGGCGCGTTTCAGATCCAGTTGATTCTGAAACGCCTGCTGGAAAAAGGCCGCATTGTTCACAAGCGAGCCTACTGCGACTGGAGCAACTATCGCGACGCGGTTCGCGAATTTCACGCCCAGGGAATTGAGCTGATCGATATCCCGCAAAGCAAGATGAGCGGCAAGAACAGCGCCGACATCCGCATGGTCGTCGATGCAATTGACCTTTGCTATGCCAAGCAGCACATCGATATCTTCGCACTGATCTCGGGCGATAGCGATTTTTCTCCCTTGGTGTCCAAGCTCAAGGAAAACAATAAGCGGGTCCTGGGCTGCGGCGTGAAAAGCTCAACGTCTGACCTGCTGATCGCGAACTGCGACGAATTCATCTATTACGATGACCTGGTTCGAGTGGCACAGAAGCCGGCCGTCGTGGCGCCGAAGTCGGGCGTCAAGAAGGAAGACAAGAAGCAAGAGGCGACCGATCGATTGCTGGAAGTCTTGAATTCGCTGGAGCTGGACTACGATCCTCCGATTTGGGGCTCGATGCTGAAGCAGGCGATCAAACGAGTTCACCCGGGGTTCAATGAAGGTTACTACGGATACGCGACCTTCTCGGACCTGCTGCATGACATCGAAGAGGCCGGACTGATTGAACTCGAATTCGACAAGAATCGCGGCAACTACCAGATCCGAACCAAAAAGAAGGAAGCCAAAAAGCGGGTTCCTTGAAGCGTGGAGACGGACGATCGCCGCGTCGTACGTGCGGATGCAAAAGGCGAGCAGGCACCTTGACGACACGAGGTCACGAACGCTCTTAAGACTTCACGGAGCCGATCCCCGTCGTCCCGACAGGCCGTGATGTGAATTGAGGGAGACGGGGCAGATGACTTCACCGATGATTGACCTGCGCAGCGATACCGTCACAAAACCGACCGCCGCGATGCGGCACGCGATCGCAAACGCCGAAGTCGGCGACGATGTCTATTCGGACGACCCGACGGTCAATCGGCTGGAGCAGATGGTCGCTGAACAGCTCGGGAAAGCCGCGGCGGTCTTCAATTGTTCTGGCACTCAGTCGAATCAGATGGCCGTCCGCGCCCACTGCGCGCAAGGCGATGAAATTCTGATCGACGAATCATCGCATATCGTGAACTATGAAGCTGGCGGGGCCGCGGCGCTCAGCGGGGTCTCGCTCCGAGTCCTGCGAGGACGTGGCGGCCTCTTCGATGTGGCCGATCTCGAGGGAATGGTTCGCCCCGACAATCCGCATTATTCGATTACACGGCTGGTCAGCGTCGAGAATACCACGAACCATGGCGGCGGGCGCGTATGGCCGTTGGCGCAAATGAATCGCGTGGCCGATTGGGCACATGATCAGGGACTCCAGGTCCACGTGGATGGAGCTCGACTGTTCAATGCGGTGACAGCGGGCGGATATTCGGCGCGCGAATTCGTGAAAAATGCGGATACGGTCTCGGTCTGTTTCTCCAAAGGACTCGGATGTCCGATGGGATCGATCCTTGTCGGAGATGCCGAATCCATTCGACGTGCTCGCCGCGCCAGAAAACTGTTCGGCGGGGGACTGCGACAAGCCGGGATGATGGCAGCTGCGGCGATCTACGCCCTCGAACATCATGTCGAGCGACTGGCCGAAGACCATGCCAATGCCCGCGCGTTCGCCGAAGCGGTTTCCACCATTGATGGCGTTCAACTGAATGTCAGTGACGTGGAATCGAATCTGGTGTTCTTCGGAATCGAGCCGAAGCTGGGAACGGCGGCTCAATTGTCGGCATTGCTCCTGAAACGAGGAGTGAGACTCAACTCGATGGGCACGCAACGACTCCGCGCGTGCACGCACCTGGATGTTTCGCGAGCCGATGTCTTGCGCGCGGCGGAGCTGGTTCGCGAGTGTGTCTCGGAAGGGTTTGGCAATTTGAAAGACGCAGCCACCTCAGCCTATTCCGCGCGGTGAACACAAATCGGAGCCCCTCACCGGAGACAGGGCATGACGAAGGCGAGGCGTCCAGCGGGCAATCGCCATTCTTTGATGGCGTCTACCGGATACTTTTCGACGACGGAATCTGATTAAGTGCCTGATTCAAGGTCGTCGCTCCAGGCAAATACACGTCGATGAACATTCCCAAGAGAGCGAACGACGCGGCAACCGCGATCGCGGGAAGGATTGTTTTGCGAACCAGGCGAAATAGCCAAGCCCCATCCGACTTCTGTTCAACACTCCGGGTCAATCCGACCAACAGTACGCCATCGACCAGAACTTCGGCAAGCAAGGCAGGCGCTTGAATCACGAACATGAAACTTGCGAATGTCGCGACGCCGACCGCAATCACGAGAAGCACAACCAATACAACGGGGCCAGCTGCGTCCGCATCGCCAATCCAGAACGACCCTGCCGCCTCTGCTCCGTTCGAGCTCGTCACGGCGTGCGGATGGTCGATCGAGGGAATTGCAGTCGCGCAGTGGCCGAAATCCGCATCAATGACATTTGCGGCTGGCGAATAAGATTTCACCCGGCGCCTGCGGTGGTAAGAAACAAACGAGCACATCATCAGAAGAAAGGTCGCATAGGCAACCCCAACAGAAATCGGGTATCGAAACGCGGTCGATGTCATTCCGAGCGCGTGTAAACAAACCGACGTGAGAAACGCCATCACTCCTGCGATCAACAAAAAGAAGATCATCTGGAGATAGGGCGAACCGCGTTGCTTCAGCAGATTGACGGTACGGTTGACGGCACGATCACGCGGCGGAACGGCTAGATTCATCGAATGGCCCCGATCAATCGAATGGTCGATCGCATTTGCGCAACAGCGTATTTGTCGCCATTCTCCCAAGTTCGGGCAAGAGTTTTTCAGATCTGAATCTGTACAGCAACCTGAGACATGGCGTGATACAGCCAACGATCCGAATCGACAACTGGATCACGCGAATTGCGAGAATGACGAACTGACGCCACCGTCACTGAATGAAATGACTTCGGACAGCGGGGCTTACGCAGCAGCCCGCAAAAGCTTTCACTTTCGTTAGCGGCTCAACTCTTTTTCTTTCGCTGTTGATAGAGCTCGCGAAAACTCTGCTTGGGCATCGCGGGCAGATCGCGTTGTTTACCCCAGGCGTTGAAGCGATTGTAGATCATGAACCGTGGCAGCTTGGGAACAAGCCAGCGACCGACTTTTCCTGCTGTGGTGAACAGCCAGGTATTGCCGAGCAGCACGCGCGCGAACTTCATCGACATCCGTTTCGTCCACGGCAAATAACCACGGACGGCAATTTCACGTCGCCAGGTCAGCAACTGTGTATGCAGGTCAATTTTCACCGGACAGACATCGCTACACGAGCCGCACAGACTGCAGGCAAACGGCAGGCTGTAGTGTGTCGCGGCGTCACGCGACGGTGCCAGAATCGAACCAATCGGGCCAGGGATCGTCGTTTCGTAGCTATGCCCGCCACTGCGGCGATAGACGGGGCAGGTATTCATACACGCACCGCAGCGGATGCAGTTCAGTGATCGGCGGAAATCCGGTGAGCCGAGAATGTCGCTTCGACCGTTATCGACCAGGACAATATGTAACTCGCCACCCGCAACGGGTCCATGGAAGTGAGACGAGTACGTCGTAATTGGCTGGCCGGTGGCCGAACGGGCCAAGAGCCGCAAGAACACGCCCATATCTTTGGCACGCGGAATCAGCTTTTCGATCCCCATGCAGGCGATATGAACCTTGGGCAACGACACGCCCAAGTCGGCGTTGCCTTCGTTGGTACAGACGACGAATCCACCCGTTTCCGCAATGGCGAAATTGACACCGGTGATCCCGACACCCGCATTCAGAAACTTTCGTCGCAATTCATCGCGCGCGGCGTTCACCAGGTAAGGTGGATCGGTGGCACCCGCATCAGTGCCCAAATGCTTGTTGAACAGCTCGCCGATTTCTTCACGCTTGATGTGAATGGCCGGCATCACGATGTGTGATGGTGGTTCATTCCGGAGCTGAACGATCCATTCGCCCAGGTCCGTGTCAACGACCTCAACTCCATGTCGTTCAAGGAACGGATTGAGATGACACTCCTCGGTGAGCATCGACTTGCTCTTCACCACTTTCGTGGTCTGATGCCGCTGGATGATGTCATAAACAATCTGGTTGTGTTCCGCAGTCGTGCGGGCCCAGTGCACGACGGCACCAAGCTTCGTCGCGTTTCGCTCGAACTCTTCCAGATAGTCGGCCAGACGCGACATTGTGTGAAGCTTGATTTCCGAGGCGCGCTGTCGCAACGTCTCCCACTCAGGCAGCGTGGCCGCGGCTTTGTCGCGTTTCGAGCGGACAAACCACAGCGACTGATCGTGCCAGTGCGCGCGAGCGTCGTTCGCCACGAATTCGGTGGCATTCTCAGGATGATCGTGATGCAGGGCGGTTGTAGTCATACTGAATTCTAGGTCCTACTGCGGGGTTTCGACCACGCGCAGATTCCGAAAAGCGATATCGGTTGTGGGGTCATGGCCTTGCAGACTGAAATGACCGGGCTGGACGCGGCGTCCTTCGCGAGGATTCTCGTTTTCGGGGCGTTCGTCAGTCCAGTCGACAACCTGAGTGCCATTGATCCATGTTGCAAGATGCGGCCCATCGGCCACCAATGTTCCTGTGAACCAGGTTCGGTCATCCGAGACGACACGTCGAGCGGCCACGCGTCGGAAGATTGCCCCTGTGCCAAAATCTTCGGGAGCAGCCCGATTGCCGCCTTTGATCCCATTCTGAATCTGGAATTCGTATCCATTCGAAGGGTTCGCTTCCGTACCTGGCATCGCGCGGAAGAAGATTCCACTATTCAATTTCTCGCCGTTGGTGATCGCATCGAACTGGAACACGAAATTTCCGGCCACCCGATCCGACTCCAGAAACCCACGGCCATCGAGCACCTGAATTGTCCCGTCCTTGACAGAAAATTTGCTCTTGGAGCCCGGCACGTCGTGCCAGCCTTTCAACGATTCACCATCGAACAAAGGCTGCGTTCCATAGGGCTTGAGAAACAGGTTGCGGAACTCGATATTGCCACCATTCATCTGCAGGCCAATGTGTCCTGTCGTCAGCGGTTTTTCGGTGGTGTCGGTATATTCCAGGACCTGCTCGCCATCGAACTTCACCGTGATCTTCGGCCCTTCCATCCGGACATGAAACGAGTGCCAGTCGCCGTCCCCCAAGACCAGCTTGGAGGGTTTGATGCGTTTGACGAGGCTTGCGGTTCCGAATTCCGGATGCTTATCACACATATTCAATTCGTAACAGTCGATGGCCGGATCCTTGGGGTCAATCGCGGTTCTCAGGAACACCCCGCTATTCCCGCCTTTGTCGACGCGATAGTCAAAACGAAGTTCGTAGTCGGCGAATCGCGATGTCGAGACCAGAAGCCCCTTGTTTTCCGCCTTGCTGCTGTCGGCCTTGATGACTCCGTCGTGAACCGACCAGGTCAGGTTGCTGTTGGATTTCCAGCCAAACAGCGTGTATCCGTCGAAGAGGCGAATCCAACCGTCGGCAATTTCTTCAGGCGTCAGTCGATTCATGCCATCTGCAGACCCGCCTTCGAACGCGAGATTCTCGCTGGCAGTAGTCGTCGTGTTTGGAGCAACCGAAGTCTCTGACGTCGATGGCGAACTGGCGGGAGCCGATGGCTTCTCTGCGCATCCAATGGAAAACGCAGCGATGATTCCGAACAAGCGAGTGGCTCGCGATACGCCATTCATGAATGAAGCTCCCACGACGTAAAAGTGAACGGATCACACGAATCGGTCTGGACAGAGTGACAGTGCATTTCTCATTCGGGTTTCAGAACGCCGCTCACAATGCCCCGCGCGGCCGAGACAACGGCGTCGAGATGCTCTTCACTGACGTAACTTTCCGCGTACAGCTTGTAGATCGCTTCGGTTCCCGAAGGTCGAGCGGCAAACCAGCCTGATGGAGTTGTCACTTTCACACCGCCGATCGGTTTGTTGTTGCCGGGCGCTTCGCTCAATTTGGCCGAGATCGGCGCGTCGGCCAGTGACACGGACGTAATGGCGGCGGGCGTCAGTTTTTTAAAGCGTTCTTTTTCGTCTGCCGAGATCGGCTGATCGATTCGCGTGTAATGGCGTTCACCGAATCGTTTCTCCAGATCCTGATAGTGAAGCCCGGGATCGCGGCCCGTTTTCGCCGTGATTTCGGCCGCGAGTAACGCCAGGATGATGCCATCCTTGTCGGTGGACCAGGCAGTCCCGTCTTTTCGCAGGAAGCTGGCACCGGCGCTCTCTTCACCACCAAAGCCCAGCGTGCCGTGATACAACCCGTCAACGAACCACTTGAACCCAACCGGGACTTCAACGAGGGTGCGTCCCAGGGATTCTGCCACGCAGTCGATCATCTGACTG
This genomic interval from Schlesneria paludicola DSM 18645 contains the following:
- a CDS encoding four helix bundle protein: MAFAFEKLLVYQKAVDFADSICQHTEAFPRGYGFLSDQLNRAALSIAANIAEGNGRFTKPDRRNFFGIA
- a CDS encoding lactate utilization protein B, producing the protein MTTTALHHDHPENATEFVANDARAHWHDQSLWFVRSKRDKAAATLPEWETLRQRASEIKLHTMSRLADYLEEFERNATKLGAVVHWARTTAEHNQIVYDIIQRHQTTKVVKSKSMLTEECHLNPFLERHGVEVVDTDLGEWIVQLRNEPPSHIVMPAIHIKREEIGELFNKHLGTDAGATDPPYLVNAARDELRRKFLNAGVGITGVNFAIAETGGFVVCTNEGNADLGVSLPKVHIACMGIEKLIPRAKDMGVFLRLLARSATGQPITTYSSHFHGPVAGGELHIVLVDNGRSDILGSPDFRRSLNCIRCGACMNTCPVYRRSGGHSYETTIPGPIGSILAPSRDAATHYSLPFACSLCGSCSDVCPVKIDLHTQLLTWRREIAVRGYLPWTKRMSMKFARVLLGNTWLFTTAGKVGRWLVPKLPRFMIYNRFNAWGKQRDLPAMPKQSFRELYQQRKKKS
- the ricT gene encoding PSP1 domain-containing protein, producing MDTPLEDLSYVIRFGVTRILGEFTARGFGTLARGTEVIVRSDRGHEWGTILCTATDQTRTYLGANDVQGRVVRFPTPEDEVERDKSVSAEKAAFAGCLDLIRERNLQMQLVDVEQVIGGERMIFYYVSEQRVDFRDLVKCLAKMFHVRIEMRQIGIRDEAKLLADYGDCGQPVCCNTFLREMPPVSMKMAKLQKATLDPSKISGRCGRLKCCLRYEYDTYEEHRKELPPVGATVVTKQGTGRVVGLELLAQKLVISYEGQRQIMTDAKDVLTVVSTKSPKPAPPPRRDPPANEGGGREQPGKDQPGKDQPGKDRPRRDQKPREESREPRQGPRGRRDNGPGEQQPRPNSEGPAAGDDPTPQDN
- a CDS encoding NYN domain-containing protein — encoded protein: MSDEPLIAVFVDFENLAIGVRHMKSGAFQIQLILKRLLEKGRIVHKRAYCDWSNYRDAVREFHAQGIELIDIPQSKMSGKNSADIRMVVDAIDLCYAKQHIDIFALISGDSDFSPLVSKLKENNKRVLGCGVKSSTSDLLIANCDEFIYYDDLVRVAQKPAVVAPKSGVKKEDKKQEATDRLLEVLNSLELDYDPPIWGSMLKQAIKRVHPGFNEGYYGYATFSDLLHDIEEAGLIELEFDKNRGNYQIRTKKKEAKKRVP
- the ltaE gene encoding low-specificity L-threonine aldolase, whose translation is MTSPMIDLRSDTVTKPTAAMRHAIANAEVGDDVYSDDPTVNRLEQMVAEQLGKAAAVFNCSGTQSNQMAVRAHCAQGDEILIDESSHIVNYEAGGAAALSGVSLRVLRGRGGLFDVADLEGMVRPDNPHYSITRLVSVENTTNHGGGRVWPLAQMNRVADWAHDQGLQVHVDGARLFNAVTAGGYSAREFVKNADTVSVCFSKGLGCPMGSILVGDAESIRRARRARKLFGGGLRQAGMMAAAAIYALEHHVERLAEDHANARAFAEAVSTIDGVQLNVSDVESNLVFFGIEPKLGTAAQLSALLLKRGVRLNSMGTQRLRACTHLDVSRADVLRAAELVRECVSEGFGNLKDAATSAYSAR
- a CDS encoding VanZ family protein produces the protein MATLVVVLLLIGYWGVLFYATHTPLPVGLLPGQTDKAIHFTAYGLLAVLMMTLRATRGAFGWYSVVMRWFVLAAYGAFDELTQLLVNRSCDFVDWLSDVAGVTCGLLAVAFICWQYRKSQVTSETHPA
- a CDS encoding 3-keto-disaccharide hydrolase; the protein is MNGVSRATRLFGIIAAFSIGCAEKPSAPASSPSTSETSVAPNTTTTASENLAFEGGSADGMNRLTPEEIADGWIRLFDGYTLFGWKSNSNLTWSVHDGVIKADSSKAENKGLLVSTSRFADYELRFDYRVDKGGNSGVFLRTAIDPKDPAIDCYELNMCDKHPEFGTASLVKRIKPSKLVLGDGDWHSFHVRMEGPKITVKFDGEQVLEYTDTTEKPLTTGHIGLQMNGGNIEFRNLFLKPYGTQPLFDGESLKGWHDVPGSKSKFSVKDGTIQVLDGRGFLESDRVAGNFVFQFDAITNGEKLNSGIFFRAMPGTEANPSNGYEFQIQNGIKGGNRAAPEDFGTGAIFRRVAARRVVSDDRTWFTGTLVADGPHLATWINGTQVVDWTDERPENENPREGRRVQPGHFSLQGHDPTTDIAFRNLRVVETPQ